A single genomic interval of Dromiciops gliroides isolate mDroGli1 chromosome 1, mDroGli1.pri, whole genome shotgun sequence harbors:
- the LOC122736095 gene encoding ubiquitin-like protein FUBI yields the protein MQLFVRTQALHTLKVTRQETVAQIKAHVASLEGIAPEDQVLLLGGSPLEDEAILGQCGLEPLSTLEAAGRMLGGKVHASLA from the coding sequence ATGCAGCTGTTTGTCCGCACGCAGGCTCTACACACCCTCAAGGTGACCAGGCAGGAGACCGTCGCCCAGATCAAGGCCCATGTGGCATCCCTAGAGGGCATCGCCCCCGAGGATCAGGTCCTGCTTCTAGGTGGCTCCCCGCTGGAGGATGAAGCCATCTTGGGCCAGTGTGGGTTGGAGCCGCTGTCCACTCTGGAAGCGGCTGGCCGAATGCTAGGAGGTAAAGTCCATGCCTCTCTGGCCTGA